One genomic segment of Nocardia spumae includes these proteins:
- a CDS encoding epoxide hydrolase family protein, with protein MPRPTGDVRAFEAHAPDAELDDLRARLAAARLPEAETVYRAAPGPGRWEQGVPLADLVDVVDYWRTGYDWRAFEERLNRIGQFRTRIDGLGIHFLHRRSTRADATPLIVTHGWPGSIAEFIDVVDELADPARADAPAFHVVVPSLPGFGYSDKPATTGWGTEKIAAAWVELMGRLGYRTFVAHGGDWGGNISTVLAGRFPEHVLGIHTTFAEAPPGLTTDGLTAVEREWAEETRDFWGGSPTRHRAAYAKQQATRPQTIGYSLVDSPVGLLAWILDKFAEWSDTEDSPFETISRDRILDDVTLYWLTRTGASAARIYYESHNSLDPELRVDVPSAITMYPRDIDKCPRPWAQQRYRQIVRWSSPETGGHFPSLEVPGYFVDDLREGLAAVLDTRRVRTR; from the coding sequence ATGCCCCGCCCAACCGGTGACGTGCGAGCATTCGAAGCCCACGCACCCGACGCCGAGCTCGACGATCTACGCGCGCGATTGGCCGCGGCGCGGCTGCCGGAGGCCGAGACGGTTTATCGCGCCGCGCCCGGCCCCGGCCGATGGGAGCAGGGTGTTCCCCTGGCCGACCTCGTCGATGTCGTGGACTACTGGCGCACCGGGTACGACTGGCGGGCGTTCGAAGAGCGCCTGAATCGAATCGGCCAGTTCCGCACGAGGATCGACGGTCTGGGAATCCACTTCCTGCACCGCCGATCCACGCGCGCGGATGCCACTCCGCTGATCGTGACGCACGGTTGGCCGGGCAGCATCGCCGAGTTCATCGATGTCGTGGACGAGCTGGCAGATCCGGCCAGGGCGGACGCGCCGGCGTTCCACGTCGTGGTCCCATCGCTACCGGGGTTCGGTTACAGCGACAAACCGGCCACCACCGGATGGGGAACCGAGAAGATCGCGGCGGCATGGGTGGAACTGATGGGACGGCTCGGCTACCGCACGTTCGTCGCGCACGGCGGCGACTGGGGAGGGAATATCAGCACGGTTCTCGCCGGCAGGTTCCCTGAGCACGTGCTCGGCATCCACACCACGTTCGCGGAGGCGCCGCCCGGGTTGACAACGGACGGGCTGACGGCGGTCGAGCGCGAGTGGGCCGAGGAGACCCGCGATTTCTGGGGCGGATCGCCGACGCGTCATCGCGCGGCGTACGCGAAGCAGCAGGCGACCCGACCGCAGACCATCGGCTATTCGCTCGTCGACTCACCGGTCGGGCTTCTGGCCTGGATCCTCGACAAGTTCGCCGAGTGGAGCGATACCGAAGACAGCCCGTTCGAGACGATTTCCAGGGACAGGATTCTCGACGACGTCACCCTGTATTGGCTGACGCGGACCGGCGCCTCGGCGGCCCGCATCTACTACGAAAGCCACAACTCACTCGACCCCGAACTTCGCGTCGACGTCCCGTCGGCAATCACCATGTATCCCCGCGACATCGACAAGTGCCCGCGCCCCTGGGCACAGCAGCGGTACCGACAGATCGTCCGATGGAGTTCGCCCGAAACGGGGGGACATTTCCCGTCGCTGGAGGTTCCCGGGTATTTCGTCGACGACCTGCGAGAGGGCTTGGCGGCGGTGTTGGACACACGCCGGGTTCGCACCCGGTGA
- a CDS encoding SDR family NAD(P)-dependent oxidoreductase, protein MTWHSGRRAEGKTILVTGASAGIGYFAAEQLAAEGATVVLGCRDTAKADLAMRAIRARVRDARMRSVRMDLADLSSLPAAVDALGVDSLDAVVLNAGVLLSGPERRMTAQGHELMFATNHLGHFALVAHLGPLLAAAPRSRVITVGSFAARSERLDLADLQSERDYRSKRTYGRSKLAQMLFGFELDRRLRARGADTAAVVVHPGGALDALTPSRPPLFVRSTTQRLRALPAGIVVQGKQAGAESSVRAVLDIEITGGQLWGPRVFGLRGRPHRETPRAHMTDLDTAAALWTASAALTGVDPLERPATPVRPFPPQPIRPESAAGTHR, encoded by the coding sequence ATGACGTGGCACAGCGGCCGTCGAGCCGAGGGGAAAACGATTCTGGTGACCGGCGCCAGCGCCGGTATCGGATACTTCGCGGCCGAGCAACTGGCGGCCGAGGGCGCCACCGTCGTACTGGGCTGTCGTGACACCGCTAAGGCCGATCTCGCGATGCGCGCGATCCGGGCGCGGGTTCGGGACGCTCGCATGCGATCGGTGCGCATGGACCTGGCGGATCTGTCCTCGCTGCCTGCGGCGGTGGACGCCCTCGGCGTGGACAGCCTGGACGCGGTCGTGCTCAATGCCGGAGTGCTCCTGTCGGGCCCCGAACGCCGCATGACCGCTCAGGGACACGAATTGATGTTCGCGACAAATCATCTCGGGCACTTCGCGCTGGTCGCCCATCTGGGGCCACTGCTGGCCGCCGCGCCGCGCAGCCGGGTGATCACGGTGGGCAGCTTCGCCGCGCGATCGGAACGGCTGGATCTCGCCGATCTGCAGTCGGAGCGCGACTATCGGTCCAAACGCACCTACGGGCGATCGAAACTGGCGCAGATGCTGTTCGGTTTCGAACTGGATCGCCGGCTGCGGGCACGCGGCGCCGACACCGCCGCAGTCGTCGTCCACCCCGGCGGCGCCCTGGACGCGCTGACCCCGTCACGGCCGCCGTTGTTCGTCCGCAGCACCACCCAGCGTCTGCGCGCACTGCCCGCGGGCATCGTCGTGCAGGGTAAGCAGGCGGGGGCCGAAAGTAGCGTCCGAGCCGTCCTGGACATCGAGATCACCGGCGGGCAACTGTGGGGGCCAAGGGTTTTCGGTCTTCGCGGACGACCACACCGCGAGACACCCCGCGCGCATATGACCGACCTCGATACCGCCGCCGCGCTCTGGACCGCCAGCGCCGCCCTCACCGGGGTGGATCCACTGGAGCGTCCGGCTACGCCGGTCCGGCCTTTCCCGCCGCAGCCCATCCGTCCCGAGTCAGCAGCTGGGACCCATCGATGA
- a CDS encoding TetR/AcrR family transcriptional regulator — protein sequence MESPLSLQALVTAVEPDDALDIRIKEAALEQFSLVGIRRTSADDIAKRAGVNRATLYRRMGGREEITRAALSHEVRRTLAEIEAGVGDIADPLERHTRGFIVTVTTLRDHPLLRRLVAVDRDEVLGWLTLEAGDILRIATAFVTEQVTTSRAQLGLDAGEPAEFYATTIVRLIHSLVLTPDAPPLLDSEERLRDYAIRYLEPLLTAT from the coding sequence GTGGAATCCCCGTTGTCGCTGCAGGCCCTGGTCACAGCTGTCGAACCCGACGACGCCTTGGACATCCGCATCAAAGAGGCCGCCCTGGAACAGTTCTCACTGGTCGGCATTCGTCGGACCAGCGCCGACGACATCGCCAAACGGGCCGGCGTGAACCGGGCCACTCTCTACCGGCGGATGGGCGGGCGCGAGGAGATCACGCGGGCCGCGCTCTCCCACGAGGTGCGCCGCACCCTGGCCGAGATCGAGGCCGGTGTCGGCGATATCGCCGATCCCCTGGAACGGCACACCCGGGGGTTCATCGTCACCGTCACCACCCTGCGCGACCATCCACTGCTGCGCCGGCTCGTCGCGGTGGACCGCGACGAGGTGCTCGGATGGCTCACCCTCGAGGCCGGCGACATACTGCGCATCGCCACCGCCTTCGTCACCGAGCAGGTGACCACGAGCCGGGCGCAGCTCGGCCTCGACGCGGGAGAGCCGGCCGAGTTCTACGCCACCACCATCGTCCGGCTCATCCACTCTCTGGTGCTGACGCCGGACGCGCCGCCGCTGCTGGACTCCGAGGAACGGCTGCGCGACTACGCGATCCGCTATCTGGAACCGCTGCTGACCGCTACCTGA
- a CDS encoding oxygenase MpaB family protein — protein sequence MSGAAQTEPSTTVPEGAPLGPGSLLWEYFGDRRLKLFFGRSGTLQNMHPAVSAALQQHSNFFDDPWDRLLRSVPRIEDSIYDPPESDAAARVRDYHRDIKGVDQHGQRYHALNPDIFWWTHVTFVEAVMTMNEHFGTPLTDAQKQQLWAESVTWWERYGLSMQPVFGTYEEFQAYWSQMLAEELEANETTDFALRSAVIPIPPVPGVPQWVWTVIRRPFMEFNVWLLAALMPERGREILGIEWSRRDELGLRALSGAIRTTWRLVPRPLRYDRRVYRKIVAAEQADG from the coding sequence GTGAGCGGCGCAGCACAGACCGAACCGTCGACCACCGTGCCCGAGGGAGCGCCCCTGGGGCCCGGCTCACTGCTGTGGGAGTACTTCGGCGACCGCCGCCTCAAACTGTTCTTCGGGCGTTCGGGCACCCTGCAGAACATGCACCCCGCCGTTTCCGCGGCGCTGCAACAGCATTCGAACTTCTTCGACGACCCGTGGGATCGACTGCTGCGCTCGGTGCCGCGGATCGAGGATTCGATCTACGATCCGCCCGAATCCGACGCTGCGGCGCGTGTGCGCGACTACCATCGCGACATCAAAGGCGTCGACCAGCACGGACAGCGGTATCACGCCCTCAACCCCGACATCTTCTGGTGGACGCACGTCACCTTCGTCGAGGCCGTCATGACCATGAACGAGCACTTCGGCACGCCGCTCACCGATGCGCAGAAGCAGCAACTGTGGGCCGAGAGCGTGACCTGGTGGGAACGCTACGGGCTGTCCATGCAGCCGGTATTCGGGACCTACGAAGAGTTCCAGGCGTATTGGTCGCAGATGCTGGCCGAAGAGCTCGAGGCCAACGAGACCACCGACTTCGCGCTACGGTCCGCGGTCATCCCGATTCCGCCGGTGCCCGGGGTTCCGCAGTGGGTGTGGACGGTGATCCGGCGGCCGTTCATGGAATTCAATGTGTGGCTGCTGGCCGCGCTCATGCCCGAGCGTGGACGCGAGATCCTCGGCATCGAGTGGAGCCGGCGCGACGAGCTGGGCTTGCGGGCACTGTCGGGTGCGATCCGCACGACCTGGCGGCTGGTACCCCGGCCGCTGCGCTACGACCGGCGGGTCTACCGCAAGATCGTGGCCGCCGAGCAGGCCGACGGGTAG
- a CDS encoding flavin reductase family protein, translating to MTTTTMTHTAIEPGILYFGTPVVLISTVNEDGSANLSPMSSVFWLGWRAVLGLGAGSKTPQNMIRTGECVLNLPSDALASAVDRLALTTGSNPLPELKRERGYRYEPDKFGTSGLTPAASETVSPPRVAECPVAMEAVVEAVHPLAADDPRQEGHVTCIEVRVQRVHVHDDIRMANTTDRIDPDAWRPLIMSFQQFYGLGPRVHSSQLAQVPEDLYRTPDIERAAAS from the coding sequence GTGACTACCACGACGATGACTCACACCGCTATCGAGCCGGGCATTCTCTACTTCGGCACGCCGGTAGTACTGATCTCGACGGTGAACGAGGACGGCAGTGCGAATCTATCGCCGATGTCGTCGGTCTTCTGGCTCGGGTGGCGGGCCGTGCTCGGACTGGGCGCGGGCTCCAAGACGCCGCAGAACATGATCCGCACCGGAGAGTGCGTGCTGAATCTGCCTTCCGACGCGCTGGCCTCGGCGGTGGACAGGCTGGCGCTGACCACCGGCAGCAACCCGCTGCCGGAGCTGAAGCGCGAGCGCGGATACCGTTACGAGCCCGACAAATTCGGCACGTCCGGACTGACACCTGCCGCGTCGGAAACAGTTTCGCCGCCGCGAGTGGCTGAATGCCCGGTCGCGATGGAGGCCGTGGTCGAGGCCGTGCATCCGCTGGCGGCCGACGATCCGCGCCAGGAGGGCCACGTGACATGTATCGAGGTACGGGTCCAGCGCGTGCATGTGCACGACGACATCCGGATGGCGAACACGACCGACCGCATCGACCCGGACGCCTGGCGGCCACTGATCATGAGCTTCCAGCAGTTCTACGGCCTCGGCCCCCGCGTGCATTCGTCACAGCTGGCCCAGGTTCCCGAAGATCTCTACCGGACACCCGATATCGAGCGGGCAGCGGCCTCCTGA
- a CDS encoding cytochrome P450 — protein sequence MDNDIDLTDLDRFVGGFPHDVFARLRGEAPVWFHPPTAHTPGGDGFWVLSRYADIVRAANDAATFSSETGGGRDGGGTTLEDMPLGFAVGSLLNMTDDPRHAQVRKLLAPSTTPRALRAMEDDLRRRAIGIVDAALARRDCDFLVDVAAELPLQAVAELAGVPQADRHELMDWADVTLDYDEREVGQLDDRLTRAQARMFAYGTGLLERKRARPGTDLLSIVTHARIDDEPLTENEQRMFLSLIVAAGSETTRNSIALGMSALSEDRRAWERLRHDRRLLPSAVEEILRWASSTPYNRRTATRDVVVGDQHISAGDKVTLWWTSANRDETVFDRPDTFDISRDPNPHLAFGRGVHFCLGAALARMEIRVLFDVLLDRVETLTLTGPVEYVRSNKHTGVRHMPVTIDPR from the coding sequence ATGGACAACGACATCGACCTCACCGATCTGGACCGATTCGTCGGTGGGTTCCCGCACGACGTCTTCGCCCGCCTGCGCGGCGAGGCGCCGGTCTGGTTTCATCCGCCCACCGCCCACACTCCGGGAGGTGACGGCTTCTGGGTGCTCAGTCGCTACGCCGATATCGTGCGCGCGGCCAACGACGCTGCCACTTTCTCCTCCGAGACCGGCGGCGGCCGCGACGGCGGCGGCACCACCCTGGAGGACATGCCGCTGGGCTTCGCGGTCGGTTCGTTACTGAACATGACCGACGATCCGCGGCACGCGCAGGTCCGAAAACTATTGGCGCCCAGCACGACACCACGCGCCCTGCGGGCCATGGAGGACGATCTGCGCCGGCGGGCAATCGGCATCGTGGACGCGGCACTCGCCCGCCGCGACTGCGACTTCCTCGTCGACGTGGCCGCCGAGCTTCCCCTGCAGGCCGTGGCCGAGCTCGCCGGGGTGCCGCAGGCGGATCGTCACGAGCTCATGGACTGGGCCGATGTCACCCTCGACTACGACGAGCGCGAGGTCGGCCAGCTCGACGACCGGCTGACGCGAGCGCAGGCCCGCATGTTCGCCTACGGCACCGGGCTGCTCGAACGCAAACGTGCCCGGCCGGGCACGGATCTGCTGTCGATCGTGACACACGCGCGCATCGACGACGAGCCCCTGACCGAGAACGAGCAACGGATGTTCTTGAGCCTGATCGTCGCCGCGGGGAGCGAGACCACCCGCAATTCCATCGCCTTGGGGATGTCGGCCCTGAGCGAAGACCGCCGGGCGTGGGAACGGCTGCGACACGATCGACGTCTGCTCCCGTCCGCGGTGGAGGAGATACTGCGGTGGGCGTCATCGACGCCATACAACCGGCGCACCGCCACCCGCGACGTCGTCGTCGGTGATCAGCACATCAGCGCGGGTGACAAGGTGACACTGTGGTGGACCTCGGCCAACCGTGACGAGACGGTCTTCGACCGCCCCGACACCTTCGACATCAGCCGCGATCCCAATCCCCATCTGGCCTTCGGGCGGGGCGTGCATTTCTGTCTCGGCGCCGCACTGGCGCGGATGGAGATACGGGTGCTGTTCGACGTCCTGCTGGACCGCGTCGAAACCCTCACGCTCACCGGGCCCGTCGAATACGTTCGCAGCAACAAGCACACCGGCGTGCGCCACATGCCGGTCACCATCGACCCCCGCTGA
- a CDS encoding epoxide hydrolase family protein — protein MSDSTRDPRPFPLTPTEIHVPDNVLSDLRQRLDLTRLPDDVGNDDGYYGVPRGYLQELVDYWRSGYDWRAAEAQINIYQHYRVDIDGVPVHFMRRPGVGTNPTPLILTHGWPWTFWHWSKVADQLADPGAHGGDPAEAFDVIVPSFPGFGFSSPLLNRPDLNFWKVADLWHTLMTDVLGHRKYGAAGCDVGALVTAQLGHKYADELYAIHIGSGLKLTLFNGDRAWDFSGGQPIPEGVPAEVRARIVELDSRFAVHLAAHLLAPSTLAHALSDSPAGMLAWILERWSAWSDNGGDIETVFSRDDLLTHATIYWVTGTIGTSIRLYANNNRYPWTPSHDRLPVVQAPTGITFVGYENPPGISTAERVRHFRTGDRARWYNHVNLTVHDRGGHFIPWEIPDLWTADLRRTFRGRR, from the coding sequence ATGAGCGACAGCACCCGCGATCCCCGACCGTTCCCCTTGACGCCGACCGAGATTCACGTCCCCGACAACGTCCTCTCCGACCTGCGGCAGCGCCTGGATCTGACCCGGCTGCCCGACGATGTCGGCAACGACGACGGGTACTACGGCGTGCCCCGCGGCTATCTCCAGGAACTCGTCGACTACTGGCGCAGCGGATACGACTGGCGCGCGGCCGAAGCCCAGATCAACATCTATCAGCACTACCGGGTCGACATCGACGGAGTGCCGGTGCATTTCATGCGCAGGCCCGGCGTCGGGACGAATCCGACGCCGCTGATCCTGACGCACGGCTGGCCCTGGACGTTCTGGCACTGGTCCAAGGTCGCCGACCAACTGGCGGATCCAGGAGCGCATGGCGGCGATCCGGCCGAGGCGTTCGACGTGATCGTCCCGTCGTTTCCCGGCTTCGGATTCTCCAGCCCCTTGCTGAACCGCCCGGATCTGAACTTCTGGAAGGTCGCCGACCTCTGGCACACACTCATGACCGATGTCCTGGGCCACCGGAAGTACGGTGCCGCCGGGTGCGACGTGGGTGCGCTGGTCACCGCGCAACTCGGCCACAAATACGCCGACGAGTTGTATGCCATCCACATCGGATCCGGGTTGAAACTCACCCTGTTCAACGGTGACCGCGCCTGGGACTTCAGTGGCGGACAACCGATTCCCGAGGGCGTTCCCGCCGAGGTACGCGCGCGAATCGTGGAGCTGGACAGCCGCTTCGCCGTCCACCTGGCCGCACATCTGCTCGCCCCCAGCACCCTCGCCCACGCCCTGTCCGATTCCCCGGCGGGGATGCTGGCCTGGATCCTGGAACGGTGGTCCGCGTGGAGCGACAACGGTGGCGATATCGAGACCGTGTTCAGCCGAGACGATCTTCTCACCCACGCCACCATCTACTGGGTCACCGGCACCATCGGTACCTCGATTCGCCTCTACGCCAACAACAATCGCTACCCGTGGACTCCGTCCCACGACCGCTTGCCGGTCGTGCAGGCGCCCACCGGGATCACCTTCGTCGGCTACGAGAATCCGCCCGGCATCAGCACCGCCGAGCGTGTCCGGCACTTCCGCACCGGCGATCGTGCCCGGTGGTACAACCACGTCAACCTCACCGTCCACGATCGCGGTGGCCACTTCATTCCCTGGGAAATTCCGGATCTGTGGACCGCCGACCTGCGCCGCACCTTCCGCGGCAGGCGATGA
- a CDS encoding MarR family winged helix-turn-helix transcriptional regulator — protein sequence MDDIDDFDVDTFALAIEDFNRVYIRIPMREKLPFTTLSVLDTLAQRGPVRLTDLTETEQMTQPGITQLIARLERDGLVLRRRHPGDGRAVIVHLTEAGRRVRQSRHDDRVRHLAPTVRQLSPAERRALAAALPVLTRLAQLERER from the coding sequence GTGGACGACATCGACGATTTCGACGTGGACACCTTCGCCCTGGCGATCGAGGACTTCAACCGCGTCTACATCCGCATCCCGATGCGGGAGAAACTGCCGTTCACCACCCTGTCGGTGCTCGACACCCTGGCTCAGCGGGGACCGGTGCGGCTGACCGATCTGACCGAGACCGAGCAGATGACCCAGCCCGGTATCACCCAACTCATCGCACGCTTGGAGCGCGACGGGCTGGTGCTGCGCCGCCGTCATCCCGGCGACGGCCGGGCCGTGATCGTGCACCTCACCGAGGCGGGCCGGCGGGTGCGGCAGAGCCGCCACGACGACCGGGTTCGACATCTGGCCCCGACGGTTCGCCAGCTGAGCCCGGCCGAGCGCCGGGCACTCGCGGCCGCGCTGCCCGTCCTCACCCGCCTCGCCCAACTGGAGCGAGAGCGCTGA
- a CDS encoding LysR substrate-binding domain-containing protein — protein sequence MITSRPPHLPPDTELPQLAVDHLTDVELLVAAPADRFAGRSTVTVDELSGAAWIASPAAGTEPLLGVWPGLPGRPRIVHRARDWLTKLALVAAGCGLTTVPAGLFSAPPDGVVCLRVVTGPHCRAAAEMRRVSLIRMPTAPTPAMSAVIEALRDSAAAVGALPR from the coding sequence GTGATCACCTCACGTCCACCGCACCTGCCGCCCGACACCGAACTACCGCAGCTGGCCGTCGACCATCTCACCGACGTGGAACTGCTGGTGGCCGCACCCGCCGATCGGTTCGCCGGGCGCAGCACGGTCACCGTCGACGAACTCTCCGGCGCCGCGTGGATCGCGAGCCCTGCGGCCGGCACGGAACCGCTGCTCGGGGTGTGGCCGGGTCTGCCCGGCCGTCCTCGCATTGTGCATCGCGCCCGCGACTGGCTCACCAAACTGGCGCTGGTGGCCGCGGGCTGCGGGCTGACCACGGTGCCCGCGGGACTGTTCTCCGCACCGCCGGACGGGGTGGTGTGCCTGCGCGTGGTCACCGGTCCGCACTGCCGCGCCGCCGCTGAAATGCGCCGAGTCTCGCTGATCCGCATGCCCACCGCACCCACGCCGGCGATGTCGGCGGTGATCGAAGCGCTGCGCGACAGCGCGGCCGCCGTCGGCGCACTGCCGCGGTAA
- a CDS encoding DUF4158 domain-containing protein: MRELDQDELIDRWTLLGKEPDLVATKRGAATLGFGLMLRFYTERGRFRRGCAEIPDAAVDDVARQVGVERTEIAFYDFTGRTSKAHRTQIRESLGYRECSVSDAEEIVGWLVEHVPRREPSGERVREHLLARLREVKVEPPTAGRIERMVRSALHRGEELLFTQVNVRLPEPVRARLLALIAPVGGGEETLDGDAEDGPAVLAAIRSDPGDVSLNTMLTEIAKLDAVCAVGELDHLLRQDLRNRVQPARRTGNECAVPADLPGRPGLCQRPDDPGYGEVKLNMNSRLTLADS, translated from the coding sequence ATGAGGGAGCTGGACCAGGACGAGCTGATCGACCGGTGGACGCTGCTGGGCAAGGAACCGGACCTGGTCGCCACGAAGCGAGGTGCGGCGACGCTCGGATTCGGGCTGATGCTGCGGTTCTATACCGAGCGGGGCCGGTTTCGGCGTGGGTGTGCCGAAATCCCTGACGCCGCGGTTGATGACGTTGCCCGCCAGGTAGGGGTGGAGCGAACCGAGATCGCGTTCTACGACTTCACGGGCCGCACCAGCAAGGCGCACCGGACGCAGATCCGGGAGTCGCTGGGGTATCGGGAATGCAGTGTGAGCGACGCCGAGGAGATCGTGGGGTGGCTGGTCGAGCACGTGCCCCGGCGTGAGCCCAGTGGCGAACGGGTTCGGGAACACCTGTTGGCGCGATTGCGCGAGGTGAAGGTGGAGCCACCTACGGCCGGGCGGATCGAGCGGATGGTGCGCTCGGCGCTGCACCGCGGTGAGGAACTGCTGTTCACGCAGGTCAACGTCAGACTGCCGGAGCCGGTCCGAGCGCGGCTGCTGGCGTTGATCGCACCGGTCGGCGGTGGCGAGGAAACCCTGGACGGTGACGCCGAGGACGGGCCGGCGGTGCTGGCGGCGATCCGGTCGGACCCAGGCGACGTCAGCCTGAACACGATGCTGACCGAAATCGCCAAGCTGGACGCGGTCTGCGCGGTCGGGGAACTCGATCATCTACTACGGCAAGACCTCCGAAATCGCGTCCAACCGGCGCGACGAACAGGAAATGAGTGTGCTGTGCCTGCGGATCTGCCAGGCCGCCCTGGTCTATGTCAACGTCCTGATGATCCAGGATATGGGGAGGTCAAGCTGAACATGAACAGCCGTCTCACTTTGGCGGATTCTTGA
- a CDS encoding MarR family winged helix-turn-helix transcriptional regulator: MEPLPRGSGRDIARDVGPIGYALALAARVHRVDLTHRLAELGLHPGQELIVVDLHENPGSTQAELVERMGIEQPTVAKAISRMERSGFVERSPDDSDRRVIRLRLSARGLQAVDSVRAAWRDAETVVTRHLSGAERRQLVSLLQRVGEV; the protein is encoded by the coding sequence ATGGAACCGCTTCCGCGTGGATCGGGCCGCGACATCGCTCGCGACGTCGGTCCCATCGGCTACGCTCTCGCTCTCGCCGCGCGCGTGCACCGGGTCGATCTGACGCATCGCCTCGCCGAGCTCGGGCTGCACCCCGGCCAAGAACTCATCGTTGTCGACCTCCATGAGAATCCGGGGTCGACGCAGGCCGAGTTGGTGGAGCGCATGGGTATCGAGCAGCCCACCGTCGCCAAGGCCATCAGCCGTATGGAGCGTTCCGGCTTCGTGGAACGGAGCCCCGACGACTCCGACCGGCGGGTGATCCGACTGCGTCTGTCCGCGCGGGGACTACAGGCGGTCGATTCGGTGCGAGCCGCGTGGCGCGACGCTGAAACCGTGGTCACCAGGCATCTCAGCGGGGCCGAACGCCGGCAACTTGTGAGTCTGCTGCAACGGGTCGGTGAAGTGTGA
- a CDS encoding FMN-dependent NADH-azoreductase — MVHLLHIDTSPRRNSFSREVSAVFAAEWRTGHPGGDYTYRDLGADPVPPVDEARTEIAIQASAAGIRELTGMSNVVRTLAQERSWAVSRPLIEELLAADVLLIASPMYNFSVPSTLKAWIDQISFPWLPLAGRAAVVVTARGGSYAPGTPRAPYDYQEPYLRAYFETLGLTDLHFIHTELTNALHVPFLAEFKDAHQTSRAAALKAAAALATSIGRRLQPSS; from the coding sequence ATGGTTCATCTCCTGCACATTGATACCAGTCCCAGAAGGAACTCCTTCTCCCGCGAAGTCTCGGCAGTGTTCGCCGCCGAATGGCGCACCGGACACCCCGGCGGTGACTACACCTACCGGGATCTGGGTGCCGATCCCGTGCCGCCGGTCGACGAGGCCCGCACCGAGATCGCGATCCAGGCATCCGCCGCGGGAATCCGAGAGCTGACCGGCATGTCGAACGTGGTGCGGACACTGGCGCAGGAGAGAAGTTGGGCGGTGAGCCGGCCACTCATCGAAGAACTGCTCGCCGCCGATGTCCTGCTGATCGCGAGCCCGATGTACAACTTCTCAGTCCCCTCGACGCTCAAGGCGTGGATCGACCAGATCTCGTTTCCCTGGCTGCCCCTGGCCGGGCGGGCCGCCGTCGTGGTCACCGCCAGGGGCGGCTCATACGCGCCGGGAACACCACGTGCACCGTACGACTACCAAGAGCCCTACCTGCGGGCCTACTTCGAGACACTCGGGCTCACGGATCTGCATTTCATCCATACGGAACTGACCAACGCACTGCACGTCCCGTTCCTCGCCGAGTTCAAGGACGCTCACCAGACCTCGCGAGCCGCCGCGTTGAAAGCCGCTGCCGCGCTCGCCACCTCGATCGGCCGACGGCTCCAACCGTCGAGCTGA